In Lentilactobacillus sp. SPB1-3, the sequence ACGCCGTTATTATTTGGTAATCAAGCCTTGCCAGTGTTAACCGGAATTGGTCTGCAAGAGCCGCTGAAACTTAGTTTAGCTTCAGTCGAAACATTAGCGAATGACGTCAAACTAGTTTTTGAAAGGAGCAATTAATCATGTTTACTGGAATTATTCAGAGCAGAAGTCGGGTATTAGACGTGGCAACTATTGATGAATCATTAAAGTTAACGATTCGCCGTCCGGAAAGCTTCGAAATTCAAGAAGGTAGTAGTTTAGCAATCAATGGCGTTTGTTTGACAGTGACTGATTTAACGAGCGAAAGTCTGATGTTGACTGTTATGCCGGAGACTTATAGAAAGACGACATTGAAATTTTTACGGGTCAATGATGTCGTGAATATTGAACCGGCTCTAACTTTGAGAGAACCACTCGATGGTCATTTTGTGTTAGGTCATGTTGATCAAACAGTTAAATTGGTAAAGAAGACCCAGGATGGTAATTCTGTAAAACTTACTTTTGAATTGCCCGATTCATTAGCAACGTTTGTGGCCTATAAAGGGTCAGTTGCGTTAGACGGAACCAGTTTAACTGTGACACAGGTAACTGATAAGACTTTTACAGTTAATTTGATTCCCTATACCGCGGATAATACTGGCCTCCTCAATGTCCATCAGGATGATCAATATAATTTGGAAGTCGATGTTCTTGCTCGTTATATTCAGCGGGCACAAGTGGAGGCGGACGTATGGTGACTAATAATTCTTTGCAGGCGCGCGCCCAAGCAGATTTACCGACTGAATACGGAAACTTCAAGGTTATCGCCTATGCAGTAGATCAGGAACCACCGACACTTTTGATTTATAAGGGAGATTTAAAGAGTGTTAAGGCACCTATGGTTAGAGTTCATTCTGAGTGCTTTACTGGCGATGTCTTAAGCTCATTAAGATGTGATTGTGGTCCGCAACTTCACGCTGCTCTTCAAAAAATTGAGGCGGCTGGTTGTGGCGCAGTTATTTACTTAAGACAAGAAGGTCGTGGCATTGGACTGGTTAATAAGTTAAAGGCGTACCGCCTTCAAGAACAAGGATTTGATACTGTGGAAGCTAATCAACAATTACATTTGCCAGTAGATAGCCGTAGTTATGAGGTTGCAGCAAACATCCTGCAGGATCAAGGTGTTAGTCATATTGATCTGCTAACTAATAATCCAGACAAAATTAAACAACTCAGTTTAGAAGGAATCACAATAGATCATCGAATTCCTCTTGAAATTCCTGCTAACCAGTTCGATCAAAAATATCTACAAACTAAAAAACGCAAACTTCATCATTTATTATCGGAGGTCGACTAAATGAAAAATATGAATGAATCGAAAAAAATCGCAATCGTTGTTTCCCAATTTAATAATATTGTTACCGACCGATTGCTAAGCGGAGCAGTACAAACCCTAAGCCAGTCTGAAATTGACGATGGCAACATAGTCGTTTACCAAGTTCCCGGAGCTTTTGAAATCCCTAGAATTGTCAATTTGGTTTCTCAAAAGGATGAGTATTCTGGAGTTATCGCTTTAGGTGCCGTTGTGAAGGGACAAACCGATCATTATCAATTTATCAGTGAAGCAGTGACACATCAGTTAGTCGAATTGGCTACCACTGCACCAGTTCCAGTGTTATTCGGCGTTCTAACTACGGATAATTTGGAACAGGCTTTGAATCGAGCAGGAGGAAAAGCTGGTAACAAGGGTAGTGAGTGCGCTAATGCTCTTTTACGACTGCTGGAAGTTGAACTGCAACTAAATTAATCATATAGATGGGTTTAATAAGGAGGATGAGCATGAGTAATATGGAGCAAGCATTAGCCGATTTAAAGGCGGGCAAATTGGTAGTCGTCACAGATGATCCTGACCGAGAAGGTGAAGGAGATCTGTTGGGAATTGCTGAATTTGCGACTCCCGCTACAGTTAATACGATGATTACACTAGCTCGCGGATTGTTGTGTGTACCAATGGCACCGGAATGGGCAGCACAGCAAGGACTTAATGCGATGACTAACACTAGTAATGATGCTTTTAATACAGCATTTTTGGTTAGTGCTGACGCCAGAAGTACAAGCACCGGAATATCTGCTTTTGATCGGGCAACCACTATCAAAAAGATGGCTGACCCACAGGCGACATTTGCAGACTTTTATCACCCAGGGCATGCCTTTCCATTGAGAGCAGTGACTGTTGGCCTGCAAGAACGCCAAGGGCATACCGAAGCTGGAGTTAGTTTGGCTAAATTAACTAGTAAAAGTCCAGTTGCTTATATTTGTGAAATAATTAAACCAGATGGTCATATGGCAAAGGGGCGAGATTTGGTGGAGTTTGCGCACCAACACAATTTTAATCTGATTTCTATCGCCAAAATCAGTGAGTATTTAGCTAATCACTAATTCAAATGTTTGAATAATCTAGTTCGCAAAAACACCGAAAAATCGGAATTTATGATTTTACGGTGTTTTTTATTGGATTTAGATATTTGAATATTGTTTAAAAAACTTTGGGTTCGATTGCTTCTATTAAAGCAGTCATACCTGAATCGATAGTTCTGTCATCAAGTGGTTGATTGAAGAACAGATACCCTAGCACCAAGCCACCCATGATGGACCAAAGAGTCCGAATAATGTCGCTATTAGGCAGTGAATTTAAGATATGATCGGCCTTTAATTCATCAATCAATGTGTTTAATTTTTGCCAATAAATATTGGGGAAAATGTTGATCAAGTTTTGTCTGACTTGATGATCATAAAAAAGCTCGGTAAAAAATATTTTAAATACTTTATCATTGTCTTTAACCATGTCCATTCGATCAATCAATAGGGCGTGGACGAACTCTGTGGTACTAGAATAATTTTGGGAAAGTTTGTCCTGGATGAATGAATCGATAGTGGATGGAAAGACACGATTTAAAACGGGTTCGATGATAGCATTTAGTAATCCCCGTTTGTTTTTAAACTTGGCAAAGATATTTCCTTCAGCTACGCCGGCAGCTTCAGCGATTTCTTTGGTACTAGTATTTTCATAACCTTTTTCAGAAAATATTTGGATCGCAGCCGTTAAGATCTTTAGCTGTTTTTCGGTGAAGTTATCTAATGTACCAGCTTGATAATATAGTTCTAACTCAGGTTTATACACAGTTTGACTCCTCAATTATTTAGTCGATGACATACGATTTGATTATATCGACCAGCTGAGGAATGTCAAATTTTCAAATATTTTCATACTAATGGTTGACACTTTTTCGGCAGGGTCTATAATAAGCTTTGGAAATTAATTGAGTGCTCACTCAAAGTGAAACCTCAAGATAGTTACCCAAATTTCAAGCCAATGGAAAGAGGGCATTCTTCTATGAAAGAAAGTGTTTGGACTGAGTCACCAGAAAACGACTCAAAAGCAGTAGTTGAAAAGGTAGAGAGCAAGAAGAGTCAAAAGAGTTTGGATGAAGTTAATGGAAGCATCAAGGTTCCAGATAATGCTGGATTCTGGCGAACATTAGCAGCTTACACCGGACCCGGAGTTCTAATCGCGGTTGGGTATATGGATCCAGGTAATTGGATTACTTCAATCGCTGGTGGAGCACAGTTTAAGTACAAGTTACTATCAGTGGTAATGATTTCTAGTTTGATCGCCATGTTACTACAATCCATGGCAGCTAAACTAGGTATTGTAACCGGAAAAGATTTAGCTCAGTTAACTCGCGAACACACTTCAAAATGGGGTGGCTTCGCACTCTGGGTTATTACAGAACTTGCAATTGTGGCAACGGATGTTGCTGAAATTATTGGATCAGCGATTGCAATCGAGTTGCTGTTCCACATTCCGTTAATTGTCGGAATTATCATCACAGCGGCTGATGTTTTGATTTTGTTATTATTGATGCGTTTAGGATTCAGAAAGATTGAAGCTATTGTGGCAACTTTAGTAGTTGTTATCTTAGCAGTCTTCCTCTACGAAGTTGCTTTGGCACAACCAAATATGCAGCAAATGTTTGCTGGATACGTTCCTACTAAGGATATTATTACTAACAAGTCCATGCTTTACTTAACACTCGGAATTGTCGGTGCCACAGTTATGCCTCATGATTTGTTCCTTGGATCATCAATTTCACAAACTCGCGAAGTTGATAGAAATAACGAAAAGGCTCTTGCAAAAGCAATCAAGTTCACAACGATCGATTCAAATATTCAATTAACCGTTGCCTTCATCGTTAACAGTTTACTATTAGTATTAGGTGCAGCATTGTTCTTCGGTACTAACAGTACACTTGGTCGATTCGTTGACTTGTTCAACTCATTGAACAATCCGCAAATCGTTGGTGCAATTGCTAGTCCAATGCTAAGTATGTTGTTCGCTGTAGCATTACTGTCATCTGGACAAAGTTCAACGATCACTGGAACATTAGCCGGTCAAATCATCATGGAAGGTTTCATTAACCTGAAGATGCCAATGTGGGCACAAAGATTATTGACTAGATTGATTTCAGTAACACCAGTTCTAGCTTTCGCTATTTACTATCATGGAAACGAAGCTAAGATTGAAGATCTCTTGACATTTTCACAAGTATTCTTGAGTGTGGCATTGCCATTCGCGGTTATCCCACTGGTCATCTTCACTAGTGATAAGAAGTTGATGGGTCGATTCGCTAACCATACTTGGGTCAAGTGGGCTGCTTGGACAGCCAGTGTCGTTCTAATTGCTTTGAATGTTTACTTGATTTGCCAAACAGTTGGAATAATTAAATAGTCGATTAATCAGCAGGGACTCTAATAGGGTTCCTGCTGTTTTTTGTTGTTTAAAATGTGGTTTAATATATAGTAGTTAAACGAAATGGGATGATGAATTATTCGTGTTGATATGTTACAAGCGATAATGATTTTATTTCCAGCAGGTATTGTTGCGGGAATTATGAGTGCAACTACGGGGATGGCTTCACTAGTTTCTTATCCGGCTTTACTCGCCGTGGGAGTGCCACCTGTGTTTGCTAATATGACTAACACAGTTTCGCTAGTATTGGCTGGAGCGGGAGCCACAATCTCTTCAAGAAGAGAACTAAGGCACCACATGAGTGATTTGTGGAAAGTATTACCACTAACACTGGTAGGTAGTGTAATCGGTGCGGTTTTATTGCTCGAACAACCGGCTGACATGTTTGAAAAGGTGGTACCATTTTTCGTTCTAACTGCTGGATTATTACTAGCATTTCCACCATCTGCAAAGACTTTAGAGGTCAGACGGGTCAGCAGAATCCGTTCAATTGGATTTGATGCCATGATTATCGTGGTCGGTGCGTATACTGGATACTTTGGTGCTGCAGGTGGAGTTATGCTGTTAGCCTTATTATCTAGAAGTGGCAAGTATGAATTCACTACATATAACGCTTTAAAGAATGTCTCACTAGGAGCATCCAACTTATTAGCAGCCATTATTTATTCTTTTAGATCACGAATTTATTGGCTATTAGTTATTCCACTGGCGCTAGGATTTTTCATCGGTGGATTGATTGGTCCGCAAATTGTCAGACTGATTCCAGACAGAATAATGAGTGGAATAGTTGTCGTGGGCGCTATTGGCTTATCGATATGGTTGTTTGTGGATGCGTATGGGCTGATATAATTAATGTTTTTAGATAATAATATTTGATAATTAACCTCAAAACAGCTACTAATTTATTTTTAAAATAAATTAGTAGCCTTTTTCGTAATAAGATAGGCACAGAAACACCGTGTTAAAATTAATTTCAAAAAATAAATGGAATTTTTTTCATTAAGGTGCTATACTTATTTTCAATGAAAACGTTTTCTTTGTTTTTTGTAGAATATTTGACTAGAAGGAGTGTTATATATGCAAGCTCAAAAGAAACATGGTTTTGGTTTTATTAAGTTTGAAGGCCAGGAACTTGATAATGGCTATACTAGTAAAATGCCAGTTTTTCAATTCGTATTGGTATCTTTATTGTTCCCTATGTGGGGAGCAGCGGCCAGTTTAAATGATATTTTGATTACTCAATTTAAGTCGATTTTTCAGTTGAGTAATTTGGCATCTGCCTATGTACAAAGTGCTTTTTCTTTAGGATATTTTTTAATGGATATTCCAGCATCTTGGTTAATTAAGCGTACATCTTACAAACTAACTATTATTATTGGTCTGCTATTATATTTGATTGGATGTGTTTTATTCTTCCCTGCTTCTGCTGCAGCAACTTATGGATTCTTTTTAGCTGCCTTGTTTGTTTTAGCCACAGGATTGACTGTTATTGAAACAGCTGCGGATACAGACTCAGCACTTTTAGGACCCGAGAAACAAAGAACACTACGTTTGAATATTTCTCAAACTTTTCTTCCTTTTGGATCTATTGCAGGAATTTTGCTTGGTAAGTATCTCATTTTTTCTGGTGGTACTAACTTAGATACGCAACTTAGCAAATTATCTGGTAGTGCAAGAATTCGATTAGGCGAAGAGGCTTTACAAAAAACATTACAACCATATAAATATATTGTTATAGTGATCGCCGTTATGATTATTTTATTTTTGATAACTGAATTTCCAAGTGGTAAACCAAAACAAAAAGTTGATGTTCCAAAGGAAAATCTTGGTAGAACTGTACTTAATCTGTTAAAAAACCATAATTTTACTTATGGTATGTTCACATTATTCATGTATGTTGGTTTGCAAGTTTCAGTTTGGTCATTTACTATTCGACTGGCTTTAGACTTGGATCATTCTATTAATGAAAGAACATCTTCAAACTTTGTTATTGGTAGTTATGTTGCTTTCTTCATCGGTCGTATATTAGCTGATTATCTTATGAGAAAGATTCCTCATTTGAAAGTATTACTTTGGTATTCAGTTCTTGGATTCATTGCTATTGGTTACATGATGATTGACCGAAGTTTTAATGGTGTGTATGTTGCTATCTTGGTATCAGGTTTGATGGGACCCGGCTACGCAACTATATACACTGAAACCCTTGGGTTTATAAAAGATCCTCATCAAACAGAAACAGCTGGCGCAATGTTAGTTATGATGGTTGTTGGTGGAGGAGTTTGGCCAGCAATTCAAGGATATGTTGCTGATGTTACTGGCTCAATGACCATATCATTTGCTGTTCACTTCTTAACATTTGGGGCAATGATTGTTTATGCTTACCATTACATTAAACATCCGTTTGACGGTCTCAAAGAAGGTGCAAAGAATGACAACATTTAAATTGTACAAAGATTATTTTGAAGATAGTGAACGAATTTTGATTAAAAATGATGAATTTATTGTTTCTAGCTTTAAATATTCATCCGGAGTTGAAGCTATTAAGATAAAGAATTCTCGTGGTTACTTAGTAATATTGCCATTTGAAGGCTTGATGATTTGGGAAGCCATGTTTGATAATTTTGATTTAAAGATGAAAAATACATTTAAGCAACCTTATTCAGGAAAACAAATTACTGATTCATATGGTCCGTTTTTGTTTCATTCGGGATTATTGTCTAGTGGAAATCCTGGACCTGAAGATGATCATTACGCGCATGGTGAATTTCCTTTGACACCAATGGATTCGTCAGTTATCGATATTAAAGATGACGAGATAAAAATAAGTAGTCAAGTTGAATATGTTAAAGGTTTTGGTGATCATTATTTCGCAGAACCATCAGTTACCCTGAAAAAAGGGAGCGCATTATTTGATGTTCGGATGTTCGTTAAAAATCTTTCAGAGTATCAAGACATGCCACTTCAGTATTTAACACACATCAATTACAAGTTTGTTGAAGGCGCCGAAATTATGCAAAATATTCCTGATAGAGCATTTGAATTGCGCACATCTATTCCTGATCATATTCATCCAACTAAAGAATGGCTTGATTTTACAGGTGAGGTATCTAAGTCGGGTAAGCTTATTAATAAGCTAGACGATATTACTCATTTCGATCCTGAAATTGTGTTCTTCGGTGATGAGCTTAATAAATTTGCTGAGCAAGCTGAATTTAGAATGAAAATGGATGATATCCATACGGTTAAAGTTTCATTTGATACTAAGCAATATCCATATGTTACACGTTGGCTTATGTATAATCCTGATTTGCAGGTTGCTGCATTTGCACTTCCTGCAACTAGTCGAACCGAAGGTAGAACAGCGGCAAAAGAAGCTGGGACATTAATTATGTTAAAGCCTCAAGAAAGTAGAGATTTTGAAGTTACTACAGGTTTAGAGGATGAAAGTGTGGAAGGGAAGTAAGTAATTTATGGCAAAGTATATATTAGGAATTGATATAGGAACTTCAGGAACTAAAGCTATTTTGATGACTACTACGGGTGAAATTGTTGCTCAGAAAAAGGACAACTATTCTTTTGCCACTCCACATCCTGGATGGGCTGAAGCGAATGCAGAAGACTGGCTTAATGCAGTAACAGCGGTAATTAGAAAACTATCTTCACATGTTGATGATGAAGATATCGTGGCTATTGGCATTGATGGATTATATGGAGGTTCCGGAATTCCTGTAGATAAGGATGGGAATGTTTTAGGACCAGCTTTAATTTGGATGGACCGTCGTGCAACAAAAGAAACCGATCAAGTTAAGGAGTTAGTTAGTGATGGTGAATTAATGGATACGACTGCTAATTTATCTGATCCATACTATGGTTATACGAAGTTGATGTGGTTAAAAGAAAATAAACCAGATTTGTATAATAAAACTGATAAGTTTTTGCCTCCTGAATCCTATGTAATATTGCAACTTACCGGACAAACTAGTATTAATTATTCTGCTGCCGGCAATTTGGCTGGAATTTTTGATATTAATGAAGATAAGTGGTCTCAAAAAATCGCTGATAAATTAGGTTTGGATACAGAAAAATTGCCTCAGAAGTTTGTTACAAGCACGGAATCAGCAGGATCGATTACTGAGGCATGGGCACAGAGATTAGGAATTAAAGCGGGAACACCGGTATTCAATACGGGTGTTGATGTGGGGCCAGCCACAGTAGGTACCGGTGTTGTTAAACCAGGAGAGGTAACGGTTGCTTTAGGAACATCAATGAATGCAGCACTGGTAACAGAAAAACCATTAAGGGATAATGGCTTGATTATATGGCCATATGCCTACCGTCCTAAAAATTTGTACTACAATTTTGCGGGAGCGAACACCGCAGGAGCAATAATAGCATGGTTCGTTAAAGAATTTGAAAAAGAGTTAGATGAAAATGATGGGCCAAAGGAACTAGATTTTCAAAGTATGGATGTTCCAGCTGGAAGTAACGGCTTACTAGTTCTGCCATATTTCATGGGAGAGAGAAGCCCATTATGGGATTCTACTGTCCGAGGAACTATTTTAGGATTATCATTAAAAACTACAAAGTATGAGTTGTATAATGCATTTCAAGAAGCAATTTCATACTCTGTTCGACAAAGTATTGAGACATTTGGAACCGAAATTGGTGATGAAATAACTCTGGTCGGTGGCGTTAGCAATTCTAAAAAGATGGTGCAAATGATTGCAGACGTTACAGGGAAGACAGTTTTAACAACCAAATCAGGAGGAGAAGCAAACTTAGGTAGTGCAATTTTAGCCGGTATTGGTATCAATGCAGTTAATCCAGAAGATGTATCAAAATGGATTAAAATTGATCAACGAGTCCTACCAAACAAGGAAAAGCACGAAATTTATAATCAATACTTTAAGATGTATAAACATGCGTATAATAGAGTTAAGGATTTTTACAAGGACTTTTCTGCAATAGATAATGATTAATTAAATTGGTCGGAGGTGGATACAATAGGTACCATTGACAAACGTGAACAAATGTTGAGGCTGGCCAGACTTTATTACGTTGAGGGTGTTGGACAAAGTCAGTTAGCGAAACAAGAGGGAATATCAAAAGCTACTGTTTCAAGAATGCTCTCACTTGCCCGTGAAAATGGATTTGTTACTATCACTGTTAACGACAATCTTAGAGATGCAAAGGTACTATCCAGACGACTTCATGAATTTTTTCCAACCGCTGATTTCACTGTCGTTTCCACATCTCAAAATGATCGAAACGAGATTCTTGATAAAGTTGCATCTTCAGTTGCAAAATACTTAGATGGATTAGTCAAGAGCGGGGATATTATTGGTTTTGGTGGTGGAGAATCTTTAAGCAAAGTTGCGGCCTATCTTGACGATAAGAAAGTTAGGGACGTTGTTGTACTATCCTTAATGGGAATGGTTACGTCACCTAAGTATGAAATATTCACTTATGAAACAGGATTTAAACTGGCGAATGCTTATCAGTCAACTGCCAACTTCTTACCATTGCCAGTTATTTTTGACAACTCATCAACGAAGGAATTAGTTGAAAAAGAGTCTTTAGTTAGATATCTTGAGAAATTGGGTAGGCTTGCTAATATTGCGCTGATTTCCCTAGATGCGATTGAAGATAGTCCCATTTTGAACGAAATGAATTACTTTGATGATGAAGAAAAACAAGAAATAAGAGATAATTCAGTTGGAGATATACTGGGACATTTCATTGATGACAAAGGAAACATTGTTAATTCCAAGCTAGAAGAAAGATTGGTTACGACGCCTCTTAGTAATCTTAAACATAAAGAACATTCAATTGTTGCTGTGAATAAAGTGGAAACCGTTCCAGCCTTAATTGCAACTTTGAAAGCACAGTATTGTAATCGAGTTTTTATTGATCAGTATAGTGCACAAGTATTAATTGACTCGCAAAATACAATTGAATAGTAAAATAACAAACCACCCACAGTTCATCGTGGGTGGTTTGTTTTGTCATAGACGAATATATGAACATCATCAACCAATTAGTGAATAAAAACAGGCACGATAGTAGTAAAAAGCAAAACGAGTGCAACAATTAATATCTGTGATTTTAACGGCATAACGTGTAATTTGACTAGTACCTTACATAATATTTAGTATGCGAATTTATGTTTTTATCCCATACCAGTACTGTGTTGATATAATATTTTATAAATGTTATTTTTACCGTTAAAATAATATTTATTGTTAATTGTGAACTTATTATAAGGAGGAATATTACGAATAATTTAGCGTTTCATATTAAAGAAGCACGAATAAATAATGGACTTTCTCAAAATGATGTTGCAACTATTTTACATATTTCTAGACAGGCAGTTTCTAAGTGGGAACGAGGAGTTGTATATCCTGATTTAGACAATTTAATTAAGTTGAGTGATATTTACAAAATTTCAGTTGATGATTTATTACGAGAGAACAACGAGGGATTAAAATCCAGAATTGAAGAAAACAATACAGAAATAAAAGACAGTCTAGAAAAATCAAAAAGGGTGAACACTCAGTTTTATCAAAATAATATTGAGGGATTAATGTTGATTGCTATTTCTATTTTATCAACGCTCATTCCTCCATTGGGATTAGTTATTCCAGCATATGTTATTTGGAGAAATACAAAATATAACAGTTTATATAAAACTATTATGTTCGTTTCGGTCATTGCAATATTAGTAAGTGCCTTAAGTTGTTATGCAATCATAAGTGATAATTGGATTCATCCTGCCAACACAACCGTTTATCGTATTAAATAGGAGTGTCGGTATGGTGTTGCTTCTTAATGTTGGAGCTAAGCGAATATGATATTTCAAACTTTCAATTGTGTGGAAACCTTTGGTTGCATTTGGTCATGAAACCATTGGTTTCTTTTTATTTCATTGATTTAATGAGATTATTATATTGTTCGATAAATCAATAGTAAGCTCAAATTGTGATTGGAGTGATATTAATGAAAGCTAATTACTTAATAATTTTAGGATTTGCGCTACCTTTTCTTATTGCGAATATACTAATGTACATAATAAATAGTAGAATTCATGATGCCGAAAGAAGGAAAACATATTTTAAATACATTTCGTTTACTTGGCCTTTCGTGATAATGGTTTATGCGTTGCTGCTAATTAATATTTTTAATTGAACTAAGATACGTATGAAACCATTCAACGTGCTTGAGTGTAGAAGATACATAGATAATCGGATTAATGATAAGGGGAGACAATTAATTTGAATTTTAAATCGTACGCTATTGGCATGATTACATATCTTTTTGTTGTAATTCTATTGGGTGTCTATTCTGGACATTTTGATATATATCAAAATGTAATAGTCCTATCAGTGTCATTTATTTTATTCATAATTTTAAAATTTACTATCTACAGAAAAAAATAAATTAAAAAGGAAAGAGGCATAGTTGTTTAAGATTACGCTTCTTTCCTTTTTAAGTGTTATAAATAATGCGATTAATAATATTGTGGAAGCACAGAATAACATAAGAATATTCAGTTATTCTGACTGAATTTTGTTTTCTGCAATGATGTGACAAAAACTGATTACTTTAAAAAAAGAGAGTTAAAAAATTCGTTCATGCGACTAGACTATTTTATCAACCAATTAGTGAATAAAAACAGGCACAATAGTAGTAAAAAGCAAAACGAGTGCGACAACTAATATCATGACACGCGTGATGTTAAACCACAGTATTTGTCTCTTCGTAAGTGATAGATTTTTAAGGCTTATAACTAGGCCAATGACACTGAGGTA encodes:
- a CDS encoding xylulokinase is translated as MAKYILGIDIGTSGTKAILMTTTGEIVAQKKDNYSFATPHPGWAEANAEDWLNAVTAVIRKLSSHVDDEDIVAIGIDGLYGGSGIPVDKDGNVLGPALIWMDRRATKETDQVKELVSDGELMDTTANLSDPYYGYTKLMWLKENKPDLYNKTDKFLPPESYVILQLTGQTSINYSAAGNLAGIFDINEDKWSQKIADKLGLDTEKLPQKFVTSTESAGSITEAWAQRLGIKAGTPVFNTGVDVGPATVGTGVVKPGEVTVALGTSMNAALVTEKPLRDNGLIIWPYAYRPKNLYYNFAGANTAGAIIAWFVKEFEKELDENDGPKELDFQSMDVPAGSNGLLVLPYFMGERSPLWDSTVRGTILGLSLKTTKYELYNAFQEAISYSVRQSIETFGTEIGDEITLVGGVSNSKKMVQMIADVTGKTVLTTKSGGEANLGSAILAGIGINAVNPEDVSKWIKIDQRVLPNKEKHEIYNQYFKMYKHAYNRVKDFYKDFSAIDND
- a CDS encoding sugar-binding transcriptional regulator, producing MDTIGTIDKREQMLRLARLYYVEGVGQSQLAKQEGISKATVSRMLSLARENGFVTITVNDNLRDAKVLSRRLHEFFPTADFTVVSTSQNDRNEILDKVASSVAKYLDGLVKSGDIIGFGGGESLSKVAAYLDDKKVRDVVVLSLMGMVTSPKYEIFTYETGFKLANAYQSTANFLPLPVIFDNSSTKELVEKESLVRYLEKLGRLANIALISLDAIEDSPILNEMNYFDDEEKQEIRDNSVGDILGHFIDDKGNIVNSKLEERLVTTPLSNLKHKEHSIVAVNKVETVPALIATLKAQYCNRVFIDQYSAQVLIDSQNTIE
- a CDS encoding helix-turn-helix domain-containing protein; this translates as MKEARINNGLSQNDVATILHISRQAVSKWERGVVYPDLDNLIKLSDIYKISVDDLLRENNEGLKSRIEENNTEIKDSLEKSKRVNTQFYQNNIEGLMLIAISILSTLIPPLGLVIPAYVIWRNTKYNSLYKTIMFVSVIAILVSALSCYAIISDNWIHPANTTVYRIK